In Acidisarcina polymorpha, the DNA window CTCTTCGCCAGACAGTGGGAGAGGTATGAGCATGCGCCTAGCTATTCTCAATAGTGGTCACCGCATCGGTACAAAGGCTCTATTCGCAATCATTGAAATGGCTTCGCGCCAACCCCTATTGGACGTGGTCAAGCTGGTGAAATATCGACCTGATTTCTACGGCAATTTAATGGGCATGGTCACGCAGGAAACGATGCGTGGTCCATCCGCCTGGTCTGTTGCAGATCGTGAACTTATGGCAGCGTACATAGCCAAGAACAATCGGTGCGAATTCTGTACGGGGGCGCACTCAGCCGTCGCCCGGCTGGCATACCAGGACGGCCAGAAGGTCTCCGATGCGTTGCTTAATCTCAGCACAGCAAACCTTGACGAGCCGCTTAAAGCCACTATGCTCATGTTAGGAAAGCTGACGCGTGAGCAAAGGATG includes these proteins:
- a CDS encoding carboxymuconolactone decarboxylase family protein; this encodes MRLAILNSGHRIGTKALFAIIEMASRQPLLDVVKLVKYRPDFYGNLMGMVTQETMRGPSAWSVADRELMAAYIAKNNRCEFCTGAHSAVARLAYQDGQKVSDALLNLSTANLDEPLKATMLMLGKLTREQRMDAQDIKAVLVAGATVEQIEDALAVCFSFNVIGRLADAFGFAVPSPKGLESGAKYLLSRGYR